In Oryza sativa Japonica Group chromosome 1, ASM3414082v1, the genomic stretch catatagaaatacaatttagaaatagctgaaattcggaactaaaaaataaggaatattgaaagatgagactagagtccatatagaaatacattttataaataactgaaattcagaattaaaaaataaaaaaatattagaagaagagtatagagtccatatagaaatacaattagaaaataatagaaattcagaattaaaataaggaatattagaagtagagtatagagtccatatagaatttaaaactaactaaaattcggaataaacataataaaattaaaagtagagtttagagttcgtataaaaatacaatttacaaataactaaaattataaattaaaaaaagagagtctaaattcaatataggaatacaatttagaagtaactaaaattcgaaattaaaagttaaagaatattaaaagataagtttagagtccacatagaaatacaattagaaataataaaaaattaagaattaaaaataaataatattggaagaaaagcctagagtttatatagaaatacaatttacagataacgaaaatttggaattaaaaaaagaaatattgaaagacgagtctagagtccatataggaatataatttacaaacaaataacgaaaattcggaattaaaaataaataaatattgaaagacgagtctagagtccatataggaatataatttataaataactaaaatttaatattaaaaataattaataactaacacgtatataaaatacagtataaatattacacaatatattatacattagtagtttcgtaaagttagtacaaaatttagaattatgtatcattttaatatatttgaaaattatattaagaaaacatatatactattatatgagagaaaatataatgacaCTAGCCGtgtaatctgcgcgggccaccatgctaatttatttgaaaaaaacacACTATCATGGATATATAGAGCAACTGAGTAAGCAAGATATTTATCTATGTTTGTATTTAAAAATGTGACGCCACAAATAATGACAAAATTATTTTGTTATATTCCTGCCTTCTCTGCATTATCCGCGCTAGCTGCTCTCCTCTAGCTCGCTATCTTATATTCTATGCCCCTGCATCTCGATCGGCGCATGGCGTGGCGCGGTGGCGGAATATACGCACGCACCGCTCCGGTCAGTGGCCACGGAGCGTCGCCCCGTCCAGTGGAGATCACCACGGAAAGCGAAcgccgatgacgacgacgcCCGCGCGCGCATCAACATCACGGCGGTTTCAGTGCGCCGTACCCGTCCATGCATGCAGCGCGCTGTAGCTAGCCACGACGTGACGCGCTGGTTTAGCGACACGTATACTCGCTCTCCAGGACAGCTAATATGCTCTGCTAGCTCACACGTTTGTATCTCCGTCCTGTCGATCGTTGGGGATCACGTAAGATCGAAACAGTGGCGACAGCATTGAGCAGTGGCGTGACCGAGTGAGGTTTGATGAAACCTCTCCGCAGCTACCACATCAGCGGCATACTAGTACTACTTTTGACGATGAAACCTCTTTTTGAAACTGCGTCCTCTTTtatggggaaaaaaagaagggaacaAGGGTATCATATAGATTGAATACCGTATATTGCAGAATTGCAAGCACCAACGTAATTTCTAGTTCGGTCCATAGCTTCGATAAACGAGCGAACACCATCTGACCATCCGTGTATTTCAGGCACTTCTCGCACAAAAATAAAGTTTCCCACAGTTGGCGCAATTTAACCGGAGTCTGAGTTAAGCCATGAGTTTTCCAATTTTTCACAGAACACACCAGCACGGTAAACCTTTTCTTAGAAAAAAGGTTAGGGCGGGCAAACGTCCTTCCTATTTTTCACAGAACGCTCCAGCGACTGGGTTTCCCCGCGCTTACGCCCTCGTTCAGATGGGTTTCCATTCCGGCCCATAGACATGTCAGCCACAAGCCCATAACCAAAACGAGCCTACAAAGCTACCAACAAATGCTGCCCACATGAGCCACGCCCGCATGGACGCATGTGGGTAGGCCACTCTCCGCTGCTTTGCACTCTGTCGATCTGTCTTTCGGAAGGCCTGAATTTTGTGGGCTTGGTGATTACTTGGGCCTAAATCATAGCGATTATTTTTGGAAAAGTCCACTTTAGGTTCCTCAGATAGGGGCCGAGCTTCGAATCACATTCTTCAACCGCAATATCACCCCTCGACTTCTAAAACCATGGCAAATTTGAGTCCCTCTGCTTTGGGCGGTTTTGGCTTGTGGTGGTGGCGTCCACGTGGTATGTTGACCTTATTTTGAGGTTGATGAATGCTATCAAAACCCGATCCctatttgagagagagagagagagagggaaaaaaaagaaaagaaaagtgaacttattccttgttCTTTCGAGACCTGAGATGTTTAGCCACATTGGTGGGGAAACTCTTTTAATCTCATTTCTTATATGTTACTcatatagttataaaaaaaataacaagatagattaatttgatataTGTCACTACACAAACatgtaaatttaaattttagttttgcaagtgaaaaaaatatgattgtgaaattaatttttttatgacatCAAATTTAAACCTGGAAGTTTGGGTGATATATCACATTTACTTTTATAAAGAAACCTTTGATATGTGAGATAGTATATGTTtgtttttcaattattttcataactatttacaTGACACGACAGACGGAGGGGATATCCCTATCCCTCCAAAGAGAATCCATTTCCCACTTTGGTGAGATACTGTTCAATAGATAATGATATTTGCAGTTGCACGCTACAGTTTTGAATATTCTTCGCATCAATGTACCAAATCATTAGGCATGTGATCAGATCTTCGCGCCCGCCCTCTCCACGTCTGCGTTGGCAGcgaccgcggccgccgccttcgcatCGTCCACGTGGGCGGCATCAGCGTAgacctcctcgtcgacgtcgtcgccggAGCACGCGCCGTGCGCGACGTCGTAGGTGGCGTGCAGCCCGACGAGCACGTAGTAGAGCAGCATGATGGCGGTGCAGACGCCGAAGCGGATGAACGCCTGCGCGCCGAGCGAGCCCATGAGGAAGAGGTTGGTGGCGATGGACAGCGACGGCAGCCACGGCACGAGCGGCACGCCCCACACCTtgggcgcgcgcgccgccggcacCAGAAGCTGGATGCCGAGCGtgcccgccgcccacgccggcaCCAGCACGGTGTACCCAACCCACCGCTCCGGCGCCGCGCCCCAGTACGCCGCGATGCCCGCCGACGAGCCGATGACCACCGATAGCAACGCCACCAGCCGCCTCGCGTGCGTCCTGCTCGTCACGCCCCGCACGTAGTACCTGCGCGCGTTACAGGAAGCCATTGTTGGTTACAGAAAACTACGTGCCGAACTTGAACATGTGCACCGCCGCCGTAAGGTGGGAGAACGTGCGTACCGGcggacgaggagggcggtggccatcatcatgaagatgaagagcgTGCTGACGGAGAGGAGGCTGGAGAGCACGTCGAGGCTGGAGAAGAGGCCGATgcaggcgccggcggcggcgatgagcaCGGTGGCGTGCACCGGCGTGCCGGTCCTGGGGTGCACCAGCGCGAACACCGGCGGGATGATGTGGCTGCGCGCGATGTGCGTGGTGTACCGAGCCTGACCGAGCGCCCCGACCAGCAGCACCGTCGTCATCCCCTTGAGCGCGCCGAGCGCCACCACGTACTGCGCCCACCGCATCCCGACGTTGCTGAACGCCACCGAGTACGCCGCGCTCCGGTCGATCGCCGTGTACGGCTGCATCATGCTCAGCACCAGCGCCATCACGCAGTAGATGGCCGTGATCACCGACATGGAGCCGAGAAGCCCGAGAGGGATGTCTCTCGATGGGTTCTTGGTCTCCTCCGCCATGGTCGCGATGTTGTCGAACCCGCCGTAGGCGAAGTAGACGATCGCCGCCGCGCGGAACACGCCCGGCACGCCGTGCGGCATGAACGGGGTCAGGTTGCTGGTCTTCGCGTGGAGGAAGCCGGCCACGATGACGAAGGCTATCACGAGGACGTGCACGGCGGAGGCGACCCAGTTGACGCGGGAGGTGCCCTTGGCGCTCAGAATGGCCAGGGTCGCCGTGACCGCGATCACCACCACCGCGATGGGGTCCAGCTCGTTGTACCCCTCGGCGAGCGACGTCTGTATGCGCAGCGCGCTCGCCGGCTTGTTGATGAGCGACGCGAGGTACGACGTCCAGGAGCGCGCCACCGCGGCCGTGCCGATGATGCTCTCGAGGATGAGGTTCGCGGCGGCGATGAAGGCCGCCACGTCGCCGAGCTCGACGCGGAGGTAGGCGAAGGAGCCGCCGGCCACGGGGATCTCGACGGCGAACTCCGTGTAGCAGAACACGGACAGCATGGCGGAGAGGCCGGAGGCCACGTAGGAGAGCACGATGGCCGGGCCGGCGTGGTCGTGCGCCTCCTGGCCGGTGAGCACGAAGATCCCGGCACCGATGACGGAGCCGAACCCGAACCACGTGAGGTCCCACCACGTGAGGCAGCGGCGCATCTCGTTCTCgctgcggcggcgcagcgcgccgagctcgtcggcgtcggtggAGCGGCCGGCGAAGCGGTCGCGGAACCGCGCGGGCGTCGCGGCCAGCGCCGCGCGGTACGCGCCCCAGCTCGCGAAGGACGGCTCCGGGAAGAAATCTTCCTTCTGCCACCGCCAGTagctcctcgcctccgccgccggcttaCCCTCGTACGGCTTCTCCGGCGTATCGACGGCCGCCATATCTTCGTGTGGAGGGGATCGACCACAGCTTTGGTGGTGAACTGGACAACTGGTGGAGTGTGGTGAGCTGCAGGCAGCTGCAGCCTTGGAGATATCCGAGTGTGGATTTGTCACTTTGTGAGACGATCTCTtttgtagtactccctccgtcccataatataagggattttaagtttttacttatatcgtttgaccacttgtcctatttaaatttttttaaaattattatttattttatttgtgacttactttattatctacagtatcttaagcacaatttttcgttttttatatttgcaaaaaaattttgaataagacgaatggtaaaaTGTTATAAGTAAAAAagccaaaatcccttatattatgggacatggagggagtagctttgttatctgatttttctttcttctttttcctttttctttttgtttgtgtgtgtgaagCGGATGCCGAGCATTTCCGGCAAACCGGCGCCTCGGTGTTACTTATGATTATAAGAATTCGTTTACATGACGTGTAACACTTTCAGTTCACTAAAATTCTTCATCTGCTTTAAGTAGCATGGACTACTTATAGATGGACGGAGCTCCTCTGATGCAAAGTTAAAGGAACGTGGGTCGCTGATAGGTAGGGCTCACCTTTAAAGGCCCACACGTTAGTGACGACGTTCCTCTAATGTAAAACTGGAGCTTTATCCCTTCTAGATAGGATAAATGAAGTCGTAGCAGTAGTGCCATGAGCGGGATGTactttcctaattttttttcccaaaaacgtcacaccaaatctttggacatatgtataGGCATTAAATATAGgtaaaatgaaaaactaattgtacagtttgtatgaaaatcgcgagacaaatcttttaagcctaattagtctatgattagctataaatgctacagtaacccacacgtgctaatggcggattaattaggcttaataaattcatctcgcggtttccaggcgagttatgaaattaaatttttcattcgtgtccgaaaaccccttccgacatccggtcaaacgtccaatgtgacacccaaaattttttttttcacgaactaaacaaggcATGCGTTTCTGTCATGGCCCTAAAATCCAAAGTCTGAAGCCCCTTgatttgtataaaaaaatacaaaaaatttgaaaaatttcaatCCTGTGGAAGAAATTGTTTAGTAAGTCTTTGAAACAAGGGGATTGAATCCAatcaatttctttaaaaaaaaactacgaaATAGGCAATCCTACATATATTTTATAAGTCATCAGCACAATCTAAAAGTCCATCCCTAAAATTCTACTTTTGGATAAGTAGTTAGATTTTCAGGTGTCAAAAATTTCCTCCATCTAAGGACTAAGTAAACATTAACTCCTAAAAATGAAAATTGAGTAAACATTAACTCCTAAAAATGAAAATGGATCTAACACTACACCAACATAATTGTCTCATCTCTCCACTGCCTTGCCGTCGCCGAAGCAGGCCGCTCGGCATGCATCTCTCCACTGCCTTGCCGTCGCCGAAGCAGGCCACTCGGCATGCATCTCTCCACTGCCTTGCCGTCGCCCAAGCAGGCCGCCCGGCATGCCGAGCGGCTACGTGGAAGGCGGCGGCATGGCAGTTCCTTGACAGGGACCTTGCTCCCTATGcgacggagggggaggagggcaTCGGGTCTAGGTTCCTGCCTCTAGATCTGGCGGTGTAGGAGATGGTAGGGATGTGGGCGGCTGAGGCGTAGCGGTGGTGGTTAGGCCCGCGCCTGGCCGAGCGGGTTGGTGACAGCAGCGGAGGTGGTTGGGACAGTGGCAGGTAGCGGTGTGGCATCGGCGGCAGCATCCCTTCGAGCGGCGACGAGTGTGGCAAAGGACGGTGACGGCCTAAGATCCAACGGAGGTGGTTCCGTATGCAGCAACGGCCCTAGGTGCAGCGGCGGCCTGGGAGTTTGGACAGAAGAGGGTGGCGGCCCATGACAGCAATGACCTGAGTGCTAGTGCAAGGATCTCAGCGAGGAAGAGGCAGATCTCGTCGTCGGCAGCCCTAGGTGCAGCAGAGGCATGGGAGTTCGGGCGAAAGAGGACTGCGGTAGAGGCAGCAGTAGGCTAGGAGTTCGGAAGGTGAAGGAGGATCCCGACGACGACAGTAGCCCTATGGGCGGCAGAGTCCTAAGAGTCCAGCGAAGTGGAATCTGATCATGTCAACTCGCGTCTGGTCGGCTAGTTTTGACTAGATGACGAATTGACGTTGGATGAAGGCGGGCCAACCAGCGGCGCGTGACGCCAGTTTACCTGAAGCGGATGAAGATGTCACCAATAGAGGTTCGCAGTGACGGCACACTAGGGGCAGTGAGGACTAGACGACTTCTACTCGATGAATTTAGCCGTTTCAGGAGAGGATTCCGAGAAGTAGGGATGTGTCGAGgtcgtagtttttttttttgggggggtatTATGTTCCACTCTTTATTGAGATGTGAGTCTAGGTAATCTTGTATCTTTTTGGCTGATATCTTTCGTAGATATAGAGGTCAGATTAACGAaaatccattattaaaaaagaaCTGCACTAACATAATCGGAGGTCAACTCCTCTCGTCGAGCGTGGCACGACTGTGCTACCTCCACTGCGCCAGGTGCCCACGTACTCGCGGAGAGCGAGAAACAAGACATGGGATTAGGGATTCTAATTTTTGGACATCTCTATAAAGAAAATGTTGGAgccattttttaaagaaaaacaaagtttTTAGTACCGGGTTTTATTTTGGGATTCTATTGGACATGCTCTAAGCAAGAGCTCCAAACTTTGACTATCTCTAGTTCTGATTCCGTTCTTATGTTTATCCAGCTATCTACTCGAACAATCATTtccttattatttttatattttacacTTATATTTCTATCGTAATTACgtgtttttattttatattttaatctGACGTTTTATCATTTCAAACAAGTTGGTCGTGCACTGGTGCCTGTGGTTTGATGGCTGCGGAAATTtagcaactactccctccgtcccattttaaatgtAGTCATGGTTTTCTGCGTCCaactttgaccgtccgtcttatttgatatttttttaaaaaaaatttaaaacataaaccacgagtaaagtacttttcatgttttatcatctcataacaataaaaatactaattataaaaaaaattcaaatgagACAGATGATTAAAGTTGGACGCGAAAATTTATGGTCACACTTAAAACGGGGCGGAGAGAGTATTATTTTGGTTGGTGTCTACTAGAGTAGCTTCTGTGCACGGTACACCCATGCACACATCCATTTCCAATTGCATCAGCAGTGtggtcaaaaaagaaaaatgcaatCAGCAATTCAGCACTACAGGGCACAGACAGCTCCACAAGCGTGCAAACAAAACAAGCATTTCCGGTAGCTCGTCCGATCGATGCGGCGCGATAGCGCAACAGGGGATCGATGGATGGGGACATGTGGCCGGCAGGCGAGCAGCGAGCGAGGCAATTGGAGATTGGAGATCCGTGATTGGGTGCGATCCGCGGCCTCTGCATCTGTGGATTCCGGAGGCACATTCGAGTGTGGGGCTGGGGCAACACGCGGGGCATGCGCAAAACGGCGCAAGGCTCCAAGGCTCCGGTTCGCCATCATCCCAGCCGAGCAGGTCGCttcctctcgctctccctctccctgtcCAGTGGATCAATGGATCATGCCGTGCCGTTGCGCTCGCGTGTTCCTTTGGTTGGCCTGGCTCGTGCTGTGCGGCGTGCGTGATTTAGGAttggacctttttttttgttgggggGTGTACAGACTACAGGTAGTGCTCCTGTATAATCCAAAGTGATTAGTTAGGCGGTGCCAATTCATTTTGTTCAGATCACTCTCTTCATCGCTCGCCTACTCATAACAAGTTTAATAGTCTAGACAGCTACCGGCAATAAAAAAGACCATGTCAGCAGCAGTAGGTAACCAAAAGATGGTGTATATCTAAAAGATGGCTATACACATAAGCTCgagaaactattctaatccctcgagagGATATTCCCTCGTTTGCttaaaaaccatctaaacggttatgaaaaattctggaaaaatttgacaacattcatacaacacatatatacaacttcacaaaatcttaagtccaaacttaACTCACacatcgagatataaaaaagacaaattcagcgtatgaatagcaccgtactgtttatatctaaatttgtcttttttgtttctcgatgtatagatcgaatttgaacatgaattttggtggactagtaggtacCATTATACTctatattgtcaatttttttttacaatttttcataactatttgcatcgaatttgaaagaaaaaggtatacgagaggatatccccttgagggattagaatccactccctaTAAGCTCTAATGGATTAAGGTTGTGTTCGTTTGTAGAGCTTTACAACTTTCCACTCTCATTTTCCGTGCACATGCTTTTCaaatgctaaacggtgtgttttttaaaaaaaattatataggaaagttattttaaaaaatcatattaatccattttttaagctagttttagctaatacttaattaatcatgtgctaatgtgcTTCTACGTTTTTCGTGCCAGAAGGGAAGATTTCTAACCAGcccaaacgaacacagcctaatttaTCATTTATTTCCTAATTTAACTTCCCACCAGGCCATCACTCGTACCATACATCACGTCGTGTGGAGCCCACATTTATGTTGGATAAGATTGCATTTGTGTTGAATAAGATTTTCCACGGTTTCTCTCGTCTTGGAGCTCATGTGTAGTCAGCAAAAATTTTGTCGTCGGCTTACACACTCTCctggttttttttcatccaaTTCATCAGTTTCGTCAGGTTGGTTACGCTATGGCTGATTTCAATTTCTTAGGGCATTAGCAATGCGCTATTGAAATATGCCAAACCTCACCAGCCACATAGACCAAGAACAATATAAGCTAAATATCTCACAATGCATGCCACTTACAATGGGTCCCACTAATATCAACTTTACTTTTcatctcctctctttttctttccccaACAACCCCACCAACAGAGAAGCCAAGAcgctcctctttttttttcccaccacATGAGCGGAGCTACATTGGCGTCGAGCTGCACGATGGATGACAGTGGCGGTGCCGAGCGGCGGATCTCTCCGTCACAACTCCGGACCACCACGAGCCCCTCTccgtcgcctccctctccctctcttgaaGACGGCTGGGTGTCGAAGCCGCGGATGACGGCAGCGCGGGAGGCTCCTCTCCCTCTTAATCGTCTCACTCTTCTGCTCCGGATCAACCTCGAGCTGCTCTCCCTCGACCACCTCTCGGTAGCAGCGGCATGGAGCCACGGACGACGGTGGCGCCGAGCGACGGATCTCGGGaggctcctctccctctccgtcaCCTCCCTCGCCGGCTCCAGATCAACCTCGAGCtgctctttctctcccccttcttGGTAGCGGCAGCGCACTGAGCGTCATGGCAGTGACGCGGAGCCACGAATGACGGCAGCGAcgcttctcccctctctcccccttcttcaCCTCTTTTCTTGTGGGCCCAAACATGCGATTCCGACAACGAGATATGTCTAGTGGAGATGAATCTTTGAGTTGGCTGGATAAGGAAGAACGACAGCTAGGTGCACTGTGAATGGTCTTATTATACCTACTCCCAGTGACTAAGCACATACTGACATACACGCAGTCAAAACACTGAGGGAATCTTGGACCGGGGCTCGTCTTTTTTTCATGCTCTTTAACATGATCTTGATTCTGAAGGGGATTGGCCCGGTGATAGGCCGCAAATCGCCGTCGGTGGTAGACTGCGGTGGCAgggagttcagacttcagacgaCGACTTCAGACGACTTGCGAGTGCGTGGCTGGCACGAGTCCTGGTCGACGCTTGACGTCAAGAAATCTCGCTTGTGGAATTGTGGTGCTCTCGACATAGGCCCTCACCCTGTTGATGCGCGTCGGCTTGTCCGCTAAGAAaatccatccgtttcatattacaaatcgctttagtttttttaataaaactagcATGGTGCCCCGCGCAGATTGTgtggctagcatcattatattttctctcatataatagcatatatgttttctcattatattattcaaatatattaaaatgacattataattttaaattttgcaataactttacgaaactacaaatgtgtaatattcatattgtattttatatacgtgttagttattaattatttttaatatcaaatttagttatttgtaaattatatatatccctatatggactctagacccgtcttttaatatttctttttttaattccgaattttctgtaaattgtatttctatatagactctaggctcttcttccaatattatttactttttttctgaatttttattatttctaattgtatttctatgtggactctaaactcatctttcaatattctttaatttttaatttcaaatttcaattacttctaaattgtattcctttattgactttaaactcttcttcccatgtttttcttaattttgaattttagttatttgtaaattgtatttttatacagactcaaaactctacttttaattttattatgtttattctgaattttagttagttttaaattcctatatggactctatactctacttctaatatttcttattttttaattccgaatttctatttttttcttaattatatttctatatggactctatactctacttttaatattccttatttttaattcctaatttctattattccctaattgtatttttatatatggactctatactctacttctaatattccttatttttaattctgaatttcagttatttcctaattgtatttctatatggactctagtctcctcttctaatattccgtattttttaattccgaatttcaactatttttaaattgtatttctatgtgtaCTATAgtatcctcttctaatattccttattttttaattctgaatttcagctatttctaaattgtatttttatacggactcaaaactctacttttaattttattatgtttattccgaattttagttagttttaaattcatatatggactctatactctacttataatattccttattttttaatttcgaatttatattttttcttaattgtatttctatatgtactctatactctacttctaatatttcttatttttaattccaaatttctattatttcctaattgtattttatatggactctatactctacttctaatattccttatttttaattccgaatttcagttattttctagttgtatttctatatggattctagtctcctcttctaatattccttattttttaattctgaatttcaactatttctaaattgtatttctatatgtagtcaactcttctaatattccttattttttaattccgaatttcaactatttctaaattgtatttctatatgtactctagtcttctcttctaatattccttattttttaattccgaatttcagctatttctaaattgtatttctatacggactctgctttttttctttttctccgattaatgtgagaatttctaggccatgagagcaaacgtggaggctcctttttctattcctttaataataatataatagatgttTCAAAGTTTAActacatttataaaaaaatataacaatatttttaacacaaaacaaatctACTAttgaaatatattcaatgttatatttaataaaataatttttgtatggtagatattgctattttttttataaatttggacaaatctaaaa encodes the following:
- the LOC4325538 gene encoding cationic amino acid transporter 5, coding for MAAVDTPEKPYEGKPAAEARSYWRWQKEDFFPEPSFASWGAYRAALAATPARFRDRFAGRSTDADELGALRRRSENEMRRCLTWWDLTWFGFGSVIGAGIFVLTGQEAHDHAGPAIVLSYVASGLSAMLSVFCYTEFAVEIPVAGGSFAYLRVELGDVAAFIAAANLILESIIGTAAVARSWTSYLASLINKPASALRIQTSLAEGYNELDPIAVVVIAVTATLAILSAKGTSRVNWVASAVHVLVIAFVIVAGFLHAKTSNLTPFMPHGVPGVFRAAAIVYFAYGGFDNIATMAEETKNPSRDIPLGLLGSMSVITAIYCVMALVLSMMQPYTAIDRSAAYSVAFSNVGMRWAQYVVALGALKGMTTVLLVGALGQARYTTHIARSHIIPPVFALVHPRTGTPVHATVLIAAAGACIGLFSSLDVLSSLLSVSTLFIFMMMATALLVRRYYVRGVTSRTHARRLVALLSVVIGSSAGIAAYWGAAPERWVGYTVLVPAWAAGTLGIQLLVPAARAPKVWGVPLVPWLPSLSIATNLFLMGSLGAQAFIRFGVCTAIMLLYYVLVGLHATYDVAHGACSGDDVDEEVYADAAHVDDAKAAAAVAANADVERAGAKI